The following coding sequences lie in one Leptospira selangorensis genomic window:
- the metF gene encoding methylenetetrahydrofolate reductase [NAD(P)H] produces the protein MKKILEIYKTAKTPVYSFEFFPPKTPEGEVKLFEAVGELSKVDPGYITVTYGAGGSTREKTIRITSELAKKFSLPAAAHFTCVGGNKEEIKVILKQIRESGIENLMALRGDPPKGEEAFKKVEGGFGYASELISFIKQEGFDFCMGAACYPEKHPEAASLESDVDNLKRKVDSGASYLVSQLFFKNSNFESFLNLIRKKGINVPVIPGIMPITSFTQIERFKAMAACEFPEKLVSDLEEVKDQPQEFYKRSVNFSVNQCRELLKMGAPGIHLYTLNQSPASLDIVRELKN, from the coding sequence ATGAAAAAGATATTAGAAATTTATAAAACGGCAAAAACGCCGGTGTACTCTTTCGAGTTTTTCCCTCCCAAAACTCCGGAAGGAGAAGTGAAATTATTCGAAGCTGTGGGCGAATTGTCCAAGGTGGATCCGGGTTATATCACTGTGACCTATGGAGCGGGAGGTTCCACTCGCGAAAAGACTATCCGTATCACTTCCGAATTGGCTAAAAAATTTTCGCTCCCAGCTGCTGCACATTTTACCTGTGTAGGCGGAAATAAGGAAGAGATTAAAGTTATATTAAAACAAATCCGAGAATCCGGGATTGAAAATTTAATGGCGCTTCGGGGAGATCCTCCTAAAGGAGAAGAGGCATTTAAAAAGGTAGAAGGCGGATTCGGCTACGCGAGTGAACTTATCTCTTTTATTAAACAAGAAGGTTTTGATTTTTGTATGGGCGCCGCTTGTTATCCCGAAAAACATCCGGAAGCTGCAAGTTTAGAATCCGATGTGGATAATCTAAAACGTAAAGTGGATTCGGGCGCTTCTTACTTGGTTTCTCAATTATTTTTTAAAAATTCAAATTTTGAATCCTTCCTAAATCTGATCCGCAAAAAAGGGATCAATGTGCCGGTGATCCCTGGGATCATGCCTATTACTTCTTTCACTCAGATTGAAAGATTTAAGGCAATGGCTGCCTGTGAGTTTCCCGAAAAACTAGTTTCCGATCTGGAAGAAGTGAAGGATCAGCCCCAAGAATTTTATAAAAGAAGTGTAAACTTCTCAGTAAACCAATGCCGTGAACTGCTCAAAATGGGAGCTCCTGGAATTCATCTTTATACTCTAAACCAATCTCCTGCGAGTTTGGATATAGTTAGAGAACTGAAAAATTAA
- a CDS encoding 1,4-dihydroxy-6-naphthoate synthase — protein MELSLAYSPCPNDTFIFYHLISGKTKAPFSIQEELYDVEQLNQFADKGKFQATKISFAALFHVADKYSLLDSGSALGRNCGPIIIKKAGASVGTPNGKKILVPGLWTTANLLTHLYLKGDFTPVPTRYDLILDKVKNGEADFGIVIHEERFTYESRGLAKVEDLGEWWEGTTGAHIPLGCIAIRRDLSAQIKHDLDSAIKESLTLAYQNRESMYDYILKHSQTTTREVADAHIDLYVNEFSKSLGKEGERAIRLLQQKALETGLLPPEKEKDLFL, from the coding sequence ATGGAACTCAGTCTGGCATATTCTCCCTGTCCGAACGACACATTCATCTTTTATCATCTAATCTCAGGTAAAACCAAAGCACCGTTTTCCATCCAAGAAGAACTATACGATGTGGAACAATTGAACCAATTCGCGGACAAAGGAAAATTCCAGGCCACGAAAATTTCATTCGCAGCATTATTCCATGTGGCAGACAAATATTCTCTTTTGGATAGCGGCTCGGCACTTGGCAGGAACTGCGGCCCGATCATCATAAAAAAAGCAGGTGCCTCGGTAGGAACTCCTAACGGAAAAAAAATTTTAGTCCCTGGGCTCTGGACCACCGCCAACTTACTTACACATCTATATTTAAAAGGGGATTTCACACCGGTTCCCACACGTTATGATCTTATCTTGGATAAAGTAAAAAACGGGGAAGCTGACTTCGGGATCGTCATTCACGAAGAAAGATTCACCTACGAATCAAGAGGGCTCGCCAAGGTAGAAGATTTAGGAGAATGGTGGGAAGGCACAACAGGTGCGCATATTCCACTCGGATGTATCGCAATCCGCAGAGATCTTTCCGCTCAAATAAAACATGACCTGGATTCGGCGATTAAGGAAAGTCTAACTCTCGCTTATCAAAACAGAGAAAGTATGTACGACTATATTTTAAAACATTCTCAAACCACAACGAGAGAAGTGGCGGATGCGCATATAGATCTGTATGTGAATGAATTTTCTAAAAGTTTAGGAAAAGAAGGAGAAAGGGCAATTCGCTTATTACAACAAAAAGCCCTTGAGACCGGATTACTTCCTCCAGAAAAAGAGAAGGACTTATTCCTTTAA